GCCTCTGTCGCGCCCGACGGCGTACCGCTACCTTGGTCGCATGGCACGGGAAATCCGCATCGAGATCAGCGACGAGGCGTACGAAGCGCTGGAGCGCGCCGCAGCCGAGAAGCACGTGCCCGCCGAGGACTACGCGGGCCGCGTGCTCGACGCCGACCTGACCCGTACCCGGTTCCTCGAAGGCGCCCGCACCTTCGTCGCCCAGCACGGCCAGGCCTTCGCGGAGCGCTTCGACCGCCCCGGGGGCCCCGCCGTCGGGGCCGCCTGAATCCGGCCGCCGCGTGTTCCTGCAGATCGACCTCTCCTGGCTGCTCGACACCGCCCAGTCCGAGATACCCGGCGACCCGGAGATCTCCGACTGGGGCTCGCTCGAAGCGGCCCGCGCCCGCCACGCCTTCCGCGTGATGGACATCCCCGTGTACGAACAGCCCCACCACCGCGCGGCCGCGCTCCTGGAGCAGCTGGTCCGCGTCCCGGCCCTCGAGCACTCCAACGAGCTGTACGGCGTCGTCGTGGCCGCCGCCTACCTCCACGCCTGCGGGCACCCGGTGAGCGTGACGGCGGAAGAGGCCATCGACCTCGTCGAGCGGGTGGCGGAGTCCCGCATCGACGTCCGGCAGGTCGCCGCGGTGCTCAAGGAGTGGACCGGCTGACGATGATCGAAAATCCCGTGCCGTGAGGTGGGGCGCACGTGCAGACTCGCTCCATGACGGAGATGCAGGCGTTTCGGGACGCGGTCGGCGCGTGGGCGAGCGGGGGTCCCGGCGGGCCGGCGAGTGACCTGGCCGCGCGCCTGGGGGTACGGACGGCGGTCCTGCTGGAAGGGCAGAGCGACTTCGAGGCCGTCGAGGCACTGGCCGCACGGCGCGGCCGGGACCTGGCGGCCGAGGGGGTGTGCGTGGTGCAGATGGGCGGGGCGATGAACGTCGGCCGCTACGCCGGTCTCCTCGGGCCGCCCGGCCTCGGCCTGCGCCTGACAGGACTGTGCGACGAGCGCGAGCAGAGCTACTTCGACCGCGGCCTGGAGCGCGCGGGGGCGCCGCACCAGGACGTCTTCGTGTGCGCGGCGGACCTGGAGGACGAGCTCATCCGCGCGCTGGGCACGGCACGGGTCGAGGAGATCGTACGGACCGAGGGCGACCTCCGTCCCTGGCAGACCTTCCTGCACCAGCCCGCGCAACAGGGCCGCACCCGGGAGCGGCAGCTGCGCCGCTTCCTCGGCACGAAGAAGGGCCGCAAGATCCGCTACGGCCGTCTGCTCGTCGAGGCACTGGAACCCGGCCGCGTACCGGACCCGCTCGACGACCTCCTCGCGAGCCTGTGACGCGCGGGTCGTTAATGAGTTGATCACGCGGCGCCGTCCGGGCAGGCTCGGCCACGACCTGGACGACAGCCTTCATGCCGACGGACCGGCCCACCCGGTCGACGGGGGCGGCGAGTCGGTGGATCGGAGACCGAGGAATGACCGCACGCCTCCACGCACTCTGCTTCGACGCGAACGACCCGACCCGGCTCGCGGCCTTCTGGGCCGACTTCCTGGGCTGGGAGAGGACCGACGACCCCCGTGACGGCATCGTGCTCCTGCCGAGCGACGACACCGGGTTCCGGATGCGGTTCGTCGCGGCCGAAGGGCCCAAGGAGGGCCCGAACCAGATGCACTTCGACCTGACGAGCACGTCGCTCGAAGACCAGCAGCAGGTCGTGGAGCGGGCTCTCGGACTCGGCGGTCGGCACATCGACATCGGCCAGCGCCCGGAGGAGGGGCACGTCGTACTCGCCGACCCCGAGGGCAACGAGTTCTGCGTCATCGCGCCGGGCAACAGCTTCCTCGCCGACTGCGGATTCGTCGGAGCGCTCGCGAGCGACGGTTCGCAGGAGGTCGGCTACTTCTGGAGCAAGGCGCTGGACTGGCCGCTGGTCTGGGACCAGGACGAGGAGACCGCGATCCGTTCCCCGCACGGTGGTCCGAAGGTCACCTGGGGCGGTCCGCCCGTGCGGACGAAGACCGGGAGGAACCGCCTGCACTTCGACCTCGCACCCCCCGCCGACGGCGACCAGCAGGCCGAGGTCGACCGCCTCGTGTCGCTCGGGGCGAAGCGGATCGACACCGGCGCGGACGCGGGCGCGGGCGTCGGGATCGCGATGGTCGACCCCGACGGAAACGAGTTCTGCGTCCTGACCCCCCGCTGAGGGGTGTCCGGCGGACCGAGGCCGGACGCGTGGTCGGCGGGTGTGGTGAGGTGCGGGGGGTGACCTCACACCAGACTGACGGCGAGGCGCCGGCCCCGCCCGGCCGACTCGGTCGCTCGGCGCAGGGTGCCGACCTGGGGATGATGGAAGGTCTTCACCGCGGGCCTGTCGCCGGACACCCTCTTCTTCGACCACAGGGACCCCGCCGTGGTCGACTGGTTGGCCAAGCGCCGCCTCGACGCCTGAGCCGTCCGCCGCGTCAGCGTGTCCGGCGGCGGGCCTGCTTCACCGCGCTGTCGACCGCCCAGGCGTCGCCGACCGGCCCGAGGTGGCCGAGCTTGTCGGGGTTGGTCACCGAGCGGATGGTCTGGATGTGCCCGTCGAGGATGTCGAGAGCCATGATGTGGAGGATCCTGCCGTCCGGGTCCCGGAAGACGGCGCCGGGCTGACCGTTCACCTCGCGGGGCGCGAACGTCACGTCGATCCGCAGGAGCCAGGGGAAGACCGCGCCGAGGAGCCGGGCCACGTTCTGGGAGCCCGTGACGGCCCGGGCCAGCTGCGGAGTCTTGCCGCCACTGTCCCCGACCAGCTGCACGTCGGCGGCCAGCAGATGCTGCAGCCCGCCCACGTCACCGTCCTTCAGCGCGTCGAAGAACCGCGCGGCCAGCTCCTGCCGCTCCTGCCGGTCCGCTTCGAAGCGGGGCCGTCCGGCGTCCATGTGTCGCCGCGCCCGGACGAGCAGCTGCCGGCAGGCGGCCTGGGAACGCCCCACCGCCGTGGCGACCTCCTCGAAGCCGAAGCCGAACACCTCCCGCAGCAGGAAGACCGCCCGCTCCAGCGGGCTGAGGCGCTCCAGGAGCAGCAGCGCCGCCATCGACACCGAGTCGGCGAGCTCCGCCGACCGGGCCGGGTCCTCGTAGGGGTCGTTCAGCAGCGGTTCGGGGAACCAGGGCCCGACGTACTCCTCCCGCCGTACGCGGGCGGACCGCAGCACATCGATCGAGATCCGCGTCACCGTGGCCGACAGGAAGGCCTTGGTGGACGTCGGCAGGGTGGCCGAGCCGTCGAAACGCAGCCATGCCTCCTGGACCGCGTCCTCGGCCTCGCTCACGCTGCCCAGGATCCGGTAGGCGATCGAGAACAGCAGTGGCCGCAGCTCCTCGAACTCCTCGACCTTGCTCATGCCGGGTCCTTTCCCCGTGCCGCTGCCCGGCGGGCAGAATTCCATGATCATCGAACGTCGGCAGGCCGCGACGGCGTTCCCGTACCCGGTTCCGTACGCGGTTCCGGTTCCGGTCCCGGTTTCGTTCCCGGTCCCGTTCCCGTGGCCTGCCGGCCGATGGGCCTCAGTGGAGCTGTCCGACCTTGTAGTCGCCCGCGGGCTGCTGGGTGATGAGGTTCAGCCGGTTCGCCAGGTTCATGAAGGCGACCAGGAGGACCAGGGCGTTGAGCTGCTCCTCGTCGTAGTGGTGGGAGGCGCGTGCCCACACCTCGTCGCCGACCCCGCCGGCCGCGTCCGCCGTCCGGGTCCCCTCCTCCGCCAGCTCCAGCGCGGCCCGCTCGGCCTCGGTGAAGACCTTGGCCTCCCGCCACGCCGCCACCAGGTTGAGCCGCACCGAGGTCTCGCCGGCCGCGGCGGCCTCCTTGGTGTGCATGTCGATGCAGACGGCGCACCCGTTGATCTGGCTGACACGAAGGGACACCAGCTCCTGGGTCGCGGCCGGCAGCGTCGACTCCTTGAGGACCTTGCCCGCAGCCATGAGGTGCTTGAAGGCCTTGCCGGTGATCTGGCTGGCGAAGAGGTTCAGTCGCGCGTCCATGGTCTGCTCCTACGTGGTCGAAAGTGCCTACACCCCTTGAGACGAGGCAGCCCATCCGCCTGTGACACGACCGCGTGTGACCCACGTCTCCTCGGTCCTGTCCGGCGGAACAAGGCCCGACGGGCCCGAGCCGCCGGAGCCGGCTCTGACATCGCCTGTCCCCGAGCGGGGCATCAAGGCCGAATAGGCTGCCCTGGTACCCCAAGCAGCTGAGGACGGACCACAGGGAGAGTGCGTGGAACTGACGGAGCGCGAGCTGATACGTCCGTGGGAAGGCGTTCTGATCACTCCCTCCGCCGGCGCCGACGCCGGCGTCCTGGTCCTGGCGGGATCCAGCGGGCGCATCGAACGTGAGAGAGCGCGCATCCTCGCCGAGAAGGGCTTCGCGGCCTTGGCCATCCGCTGGTTCGGTGGGCTCGGACAGTCGCCGGGACTCTGCGAGATCCCCCTGGAAACCTTCGTCGACGCCGTCGATGTCCTCCGCTCCGGCGGGGCGCGCCGCATCGGCATCCTCGGCGCCTCCAAGGGGGCTGAGGCGGCTCTGCTCACCGCGGTGCACGACCCGCGCGTGGACGTGGTGATCGCGCTGGCGCCGACCTCGCGGGTCTGGTGCAACGTCGGACCGGGCCACGACGGCGAACGGCTGCCCTATCGATCGTCCTGGACATGGAGAGGGCAGCCGTTGCCTTTTGTGCCGATGGACGAGTCCTGGACGGCCACACAACCGTCAAGCGGTCCTGTCGCCATCCGTGAATGGTACGAACTCAGTGAGAAGACCTTTCGCCATCTCATTGCCCCGGCGGAGATACCCGTGGAGAAGGCCCGGGCTGATCTGCTGCTGGTCGCGGGTGGTGACGACGCGATGTGGCCGTCTCTGCCCTTCGCGGAACGCTTGGCGCGACGCCGCCGCTCGGCCGGCGCCCCGGCGAGACTGATCACCCGTCACGATGCCGGCCACCGGCCACGCCTTCCGGGTGAGAGCCGGGCGCCGGCCTCCCCGCACTTTCAGTACGGAGGCACACCCGAAGCCGACGCGCTCCTGGGCGCGGCAGCGTGGCGACACATCCTCGCCATGCTCGGCAGCGGAGGCTGACGGACGGGCCTCTCTGCCGGCGACGACATCGGACGGTGCGGCGGCGCCATCTCAGTGACCCGGGACGACGAGACCGGATTCGTAGGCGACGATGACGAGTTGGGCCCGGTCGCGTGCGGCGAGTTTGCCCATGATGCGGCTGACATGGGTCTTCGCCGTGAGGGGCGAGAGGCCGAGCGTGTCGGCGATCTCGGTGTTGTTCAGGCCGCGGGCGACGAGTGCGAGGACCTGACGCTCGCGGTCCGTGAGCTCTTCCGGGCCGCCGGTCTGCGGGGTCTGGGGGAGTGCGAGGGTACGGGCGATCAGCCGTGCCGTCGGACCGGGGGACAGGAGGGCTTCCCCTGCCGCCACGGTGCGTATCGCGGTGAGGAGTTCGGCGGGCCGGATGTCCTTGACGACGAACCCTGACGCGCCCGCGCGCAGCGCCTCCACCACGTGCTCGTCCGTGTCGTACGTGGTGAGGACCAGCACCTTCACTCCGGCGAGGTCCTCGTCGGCGGCGATGAGACGGGTCGCGCCGATCCCGTCGAGCTCGGGCATCCGGAGGTCCATGACCACGAGGTCCGCCCGTGTCGTACGGGCGAGTTCGACGGCTTCCCTGCCGTTGGCCGCCTCCCCGACGACCTGCATGTCGGGTGCCGTGTCGACGAGCATCGCGAACGACGCGCGGACGAGGTTCTGGTCGTCCGCGAGCAGGACCCGGATCACGCGGTCGCCTCTTTCACCGTGAGCGGCAGCGCCGCTCTGACTTCGAAGCCCCCGCCGTCACGCGGGCCCGCGTCCAGTGTGCCGCCCACGCTCCGGGCCCGCTCCCGCATTCCCAGGATCCCGTATCCGGAACCACCGGTGCCGACGGCAGCGGTGCCCCGGTCGGTCACCCGTACCGTCAGCACTCGCTCGTGGAGGCCGACATCGACCCGTACGTCGGCAGCGGGACCTCCATGACGTACGGCGTTGGTCAGGGACTCCTGCACGATCCGGTACGCCGCCGCGCCCACCGCCGCCGGGACCTTCGTCTGCCCCGTCCGCAGGGTGAGGTCCGCGCCGGAGGACCGTACGAGGTCGGGCAGCGAGGCCAGGTCCGGCAGCGGGCCCTCGGGGGCGGCCCGCAACACGTCCAGCGTCGTGCGCACTTCGGCCCGCGCATCCCGGCAGGTCTCGGCTATCTGGTCGAGCGCCTGGACGAGGGCTCGACGGTCGAGACGGTCCGGATCGGCGACCAGGACGTGCGCGGCGACGGACGTCTGCACACCGATGAGGGTGATGGAGTGCGCGAGGAGATCGTGCAGGTCCCTCGCGATACGCAGCCGCTCCTCGGTGACTCGACGCTCCGCCTCGTGCCGCCCCCGCTCGACGACACCCGCGACGAGCTGGCGGTAGAGGCGGATGCTGGCGCCGAAGACCAGCATGGCGATCACCCAGCCCGAGACCCTCAACAGCTCGACCATCTCGTGCGGGTTGACGAAGAGCTGCATGGTGAGGGTGACGGAGGTGACCGAGAGGCCCACGATCACGGTGTTCCGGGGCCGGCTCGTGGAGGCCACGGAGTACAGCGCGGTCATCGAGGCCGGGATCGGCGCGAGATGCATGTAGTCGAGCGCGTGGTACGGGGCGACGCAGGCCACCACGGCGAGGAGCACCGGCAGAGGGGCCTTGCGCCGCCAGGCGAGCGGGACATGTGCGGCGAGCAGCAGCGCCCAGCCGAGCAGGTCGGGGCGGCGGCCGTCGTCGACGGTGAGGGCGAGCGCGATCGCGACGACCGCGAAGACGGCGGCGGCCGTCGCGTCGCACCGCACCGGGTACGGCGCGGCCTGCGGGTCGCGGGTGAGGGCCGCTGCGAAGTCCATGGTGTCCATCCTCCCTGCGGGCGGGGGCTCCTGACAGTCCGGGATGCCCCCGACCCGCCCCTGATTCAGACCCGTACGGGCGTCGACTCGGACCCGGATCCGGTCCCGGACTCAGACGCAGACCCGGACTCAGACCGGGACTCAACGCCGGCCCCAGCCCCATCACCCGACGCAGCCCCGGCCCCGGCCACACTCTCGGCCCCGTCCTGCTTGGCCAGCGGCCCCGGCCACCACACCGTGCGACCGAGCAGCACGCTCGCGCTCGTCACGAGATACGTACGAACCAGGAAGGTGTCGAGCAGGACACCGATCGCGATGACGAATCCGAGCTCCGCGAGCTGCACCATCGGCATGTTGACGAGGACCGCGAAGGTGGCGGCGAGGACGAGCCCGGCCGAGGCGATCACCCCACCGGTCGTGCGCAGCGCTGTCAGGGCCGCGGTGCCCGTTGCCGTACCGTTCAGGCATTCCTCGCGCATCCGGTGCATCAGGAAGATGCCGTAGTCGACGCCGAGGGCGACGAGGAACACGAAGGAGAGCAGGGCCAGGCCCGGGTCGGTGCCCTCGAATCCGAAGAGCGCCTCGAAGACGAGACCGCCGATGCCGAGGGCCGCACCCCAGACGGCGACGACCGCGGCGACCAGGAGCAGCGGCGCGACGAGGCTGCGCAACAGCAGGGCCAGCACGATCAGTACGACGGCCAGGACGAGCGGGATGACGAGGGTGCGGTCACGCGCGCTGGTATCGGCCATGTCGAGTTGCTCGGCGCTGGGCCCGCCGACGTACACGCCGTCTCCGAGCGCGGAACGCAGCTCTCTGATGGTCGCGGTCTCGCCGGTGGACTGCGGCGGGTGGGAGGCGAGGACGGAGATCTCGGTCCAGCCGTCGCCGGTGCGGCCGAGTTCGGCCTTGGCGACGCCCTCGGTCCGCCGCGCGGTCCGCAGGGCGCTGGACGAGTCGGCTGCCGGGGCGATGACGGTGATGGGCTGGGTACCCGTCTGCGGGTAGGCGGTGGCCAGCGTCTTCATGGCCGCGACGGCCTCGGGGGTGGTGCTGAAGGAGTCCTCCTGCTTGAGAGCCCCGGGCAGGTTCAGCGCCCCGAGGGCGAGAGCGGCCAGAGCGGCGGCGCCCGCGATCAGGACGGCGAGGGGACGCCGCCCGGCGGAGGAGCCCATGGCGGCGAACAGGGAACGGCGCGCGGCCTTCGGCTTGCTCCCGTACGCCGGGATCAGCGGCCAGAACACGCGCCGGCCGAGGACGACGAGAAGGGCGGGGAGCAGCGTCATCATCGCGACGAGTGCGCACACCACGCCGACGGCTGCGGTGGGTCCCATGCCCCGGCTGCTGTTCATGTCGGCGGCGAGCAGGCAGAGCATGCCGAGGGCCACGGTCCCGCAGGAGGCCAGGACGGCGGGCCCGCAGCCGCGCAGGGCGGCGGTCATGGCGTCGTACGGGCGCGGGGTACGGCGCAGTTCCTCGCGGTAGCGGGAGACGAGGAGCAGCGCGTAGTCGGTGCCCGCGCCGAAGACGAGGATCGTCATCACGCCCGTGCTCTGGCCGGAGACGCTGATGTCGAAGCCCTGGTGGAGCGCGTAGGTGACGGCCATGGAGAGGTAGTCGGCGACACCGGCGACGAGCAGCGGGACGAGCCAGAGGAAGGGGCTGCGGTAGATGACGATCAGGAGGATCGCGACGACCGCGACGGTCGTGTAGAGGAGCGGGCCGTCGAGGGAGGCGTAGACCTCGCCGGCGTCGGTGGCGAGCGCGCCGGGGCCGCCGACCTCACCGCTCACACGCTCGCGGACGGCGTGGACGAACGCGTCCCTTGCCGCCTCGTCCGTACCGGGTTCGGTGCTGGACACGGCGTACAGCAGAGTGGTGCCGTCCTCGGAGGGGACGGGCCGCGGGGGCGAAGCGAGCGGGTGCTCGGCGGCGACCTGCGCGACCTCCCGCGCGGCGGTGGCCTCGTCGGCGGGGGTCAGCCCGCCGTCGCGGTGGTAGACGAGCACGAGGTCGGTGGAGTCTCCACCGGGCATCCGCTCGGTGATCTCCGCGACCTGCGTCGAGTCGGCGCTCGCGGGCAGGTAGTCGACGGCGCGGTCACGCTGGACGTCGCCGAGCTTTCCGGCGAGGGGTGCGGCGAGGGCGATCACGATCACCCACAGGGCCAGCACCCCCCAGCCGACGATTCTCCTACGGCCCTCCATCGGGGCCTCCCTCCATCGGTCCTCTTCGGGGTCGATTCCAGACTCCCGTCGCCCGGAGGGGGATTCGTCGCGCTGGAGGCCGAGGTGAGGGCTACTGCCGACGGCGGTGCCGGCCGGCGATTACTCCCGGGGGAGTACGGGAGCGGTGCCGCGTGAAGGGGGATGGACCATGACGTCGGACCGTGACGTGCTGTGGCGCCGCGCTCCACCGGTCGGCGCGGGCGTCACCCCACCGGTGCCGGTGCGATGTCCGCCCACAGGGCAGCGTCGCCGGGCGAGAGCGGTGCGACGACGGCTCCGTCCGACGCGTCGCCGTCCCACCACAGGCCCTGCCCGGATGCCAGGACGTGCCCGTCGGCGCCCGTCTGCCAACGGCCGTTCAGCACGTAGAGCACGCCGCTGTGCCCGGCGGGCGGGACGACGGGGCCGACGACACGCTCCACCCGGGCCGTCCATCGACCGCGCCGCACCATGATGTTGAGCACCCGACAGGCGCCGCCCGGCAGCTCGGCGGTCAGCGAGAGGTCGCCGGAGAAGCCGAACGGTTCTCCGGCGCGTACCAAGGCCTGATCGAACTCCCCAGGACTGACCAGCCGCACACCGTCGCCCGCCAGCAGCGTGAGCGTCCGGTCGACGCCCGGGAACGCCGAGAACGGCCCGTCCCGGTCGATGTCCGCGACACTCGCGCGCCACCCGAACGCGTCGGACCCCACCGGTCGCGAGGCGATCTCTCGCGTCGCACCCCCACCGTTGAGCCACCGGCCCGCGGTCAGCGAATCGACATCGAAGTGGTGCATGGGCGGGCTCCTGACCTGCGCGCGGAACGGGTACGGATCACCCTCGCACGACCGTACCGGTGGACGGAGGCCATAGCCGAACACAACCTCGGAGAAGCACTCGCCTACCTCCCCACGAACCTCCACTGACCCCGGAGCACCTGCTTCCGACGCCCGACGCCCGACGCCCGACGCCACGGAGCCCGGTGGTGAGGCCCGCCCATGCCGAAGATCACCTCATGTGCAATCCACGTGAAATTCAAAGAGCGTTTCAACGCGTGATCGATGTAGGGTATGGGGCATGGAGGTGAGCTCTGTGCCTACTGAGGACGAGCTGTTCAGTGCGGTGGATGCGCTGTTGGGCCAGGTCGCTCAGGACGACCTTCCGGCGCCCGAGGAACGCAAGCGCCTACGGGAGGCCGCGGGGCTGAGCCAGGAGCAGCTCGCGAAGGCGTTGAAGAGCCGGCGCGAGACCATCGGGAACTGGGAGTCAGGCGTCACGGAGCCGCGGCCGCCGAAACGCGCCGCCTATGCCCGGCTCCTGGAAGGGCTCGCCGCACGCTTCCCCGCCGCGATCGACGCGGCCGAGGTCCCGCCACCGGCATTCCCGGAAGCGCCCACCGGCACGGCCACGACCCAGCCCCCGGCACAGGCCCCCACCCCCACCCCCGCCGCGGCTCCCACCCCCACAGCCGCCCCACCCCCCGCCGTCGAACCGTTCCAGCACCCCGCGGACTCCGTACCCCCCTCCCGCCCCCCTGCGCACAACCCCAGCCCGCAGGCCTCGGCGCGGCGGCCGGTCGCGAAGAAGACGGCGTCCCGAAAGCCCCCGACCGCCGCCGCGGACCCCCGCTTCGAGCACGGGCCACTGGCCGTCGTCGACGTCGAGGACGGCGTGGTCTCCGCGTACTGCGTCGGCGGCCTCGTCCTCGACGTCCCCGCCAAGTCCCTGCCGGCCCTGATCGAGTGGACGCTGACCGAGGCCAGGCTCGGCCAAGCCCGCCTGCACCGCAACGGCCGCGACGCCGACCCGGTCCTGGTGCTCACGCAGGCAGCGCTGGAGCGCTACGGCCTGCCCGCCACCCTGTCGGACGAGGAGCGACGCGCCGGACGGCTCCCGGACGCCCACAAGGTGGTCAAGCAGCTCACCAAGGCCGACTGGAAGCTGACCCAGCGCGGATTCGGCGCCTGGGCGAGGATCTACCGCCCGGCCGAAGGGGCGAAGCGCCACTGCGTCCAGCTGTGCATCCCGTCCTGGAACGCTCTGGACGTCCGCGAGTGGGACCGCAAGAGCGACCCGCAGCTGCCGACGATGCACCCGGCGGACCTCGCCCGCTACCTGGGTACGTACGCGGACAGGGTGATGACGCCGCGCGGCACCACGGCGGTCACCGGCCTGGAACTGATGGTCGCGCTGCGCCCGCCGACCCGCGCGGAGAAGGACGGAACGACCGGCGAGTTCAAGCGGGCGTTCAACACCGACGCGCTCACCGCGGTGTACGACGTGGTGGAGTGCGAGGTCCCCGACGAACACCCCCTCCTCAAAGGCAGGTTCGCCCGGCACCACCTGAGGACCCCGGCCGAGATGCTGATGGAGGAGCCGTACGACTGGTGCCGGCAGCTGACCGACGAGGAGTGCATGAACCCGTACCTGGTCGCGGTCGACATCAACATGTCGTTCGCCGCGGCCGCGAACGGGCTCACCGTCGGACTGGACGGCCCGACCCACCTCACCGGCAACCCGGCCTTCGACCCGACGCTGCCCGGCTCGTGGCTGGTCGACCTCTCCCACGTCGACCTCTCGCGCGTGGACGTCGGCGGCCGTACGGTCGACGGCGCCCGGCTCCCGAGCCCGTTCACGCCCAAGGGCGACCACCCGACCGGGCCGGCCTGGTACGCCACCCCCACCGTCCAGTACGCGGTCGAGCTCGGCTTCGGCGTCGCGCCGATCGAGGCGTACGTGCGCACCCGGACCGGCCGCTACCTGGACGGCTGGTACAAGCACCTGCGCGACGCGTACGTGGCGACGATGGCCGACCTCGACGTCACCACCGACCTGTCCGGGAGCGAGTTCCTGGAGGCGATGGCCGACTCCCGTCGGGTCGACCCGACGATGGCGCTGCTGGTGACCGCGATCAAGGCGACCGCGAAGGGCGGCATCGGCAAGCTGCGCCAGCGCAACCGCGGACAGGTCCCGTACTACGAGCCGTGGCCGGCCCTGGCCCGGGAGACGTGGCGCCCCGACATCCGGGCCGCCGTGCTGGCGAACCAGCGGATCGGCCTGCACCGCAAGCTGATGAAGACGGCGGCCGCCGCCGACCTGTACCCGGTCGCGATCGGCACCGACGCCATCGTGTACCCCTCACCCGGCCCGTCCCCGCTGGACGTCCTGCCGCACACCCCGGAGGGCAAGCCCGCACCGGGCACCTTCCGGCTCGGGGTGTCGCCGGGCATGGTCAAGCACCAGGGCACGCAGACCGTGCTGTGGGCCGAGGAGCAGTTCGAGGAGCACGGCGGCGTGTTCAACGTCGCCAACCTCATCAAGACGGACCCGGCTGCCGGAGAAGGGGAGTAACGGACCATGGCGGCGGACTCGTTCGGCGACAGCCTGGACCGCGCACTGGAGGGGGCGTTCACCCGCCCGGCCCCCAAGGGCGCGCAGGCGCAGATGAAGTACCTGGTCAAGCAGCTCAAGGGCACCAAGGCCGTCGCCCAGGCGCTCGGGGTGTCGCAGCGCACGGTGGAGCGGTACGTCGCCGGCAAGCTGAAGCGGCCCCGCCAGGAGCTCCGCGAGCGCATGGAGCGCGAGGTCAGGAAGCGGTGGCAGCCGCAGATCCGCGCGAAGGCCCGGAAGAAGGCGGCGTCCACGGACGGCCTGGTGGTCTCCACCCGAGCCCGCTTCGGCTTCACCGCCGCTCCGGGCACGACGGACGACGCCCGGATCCGCGACATCACCCAGGCCCTGCCGCCCCAGTGGGCGGACCGCCTGTACACGGCCCGCGAGCAGGGAGCCGACGAACGCCGGCTCCAGCGCATCGCCGCGGAGGGCCTGGCGGAGATGTACTTCCGGGCCGACAACACGCGGGCGCACGGCCTGGGCGTGGAGTTCACCGACGTACAGCACATCGAGATCGAGCTGTAGTCACGGCGACGGCCGGACAAGGCTCCGGTCGGCGAGGGAGTCACGGCTACCAGGACCGATCCGCGTCATTGTGCGGGGCGTGAGGTTTGCCGCCGGTAGTTCGGGCACTGGGGCGCAGGTCCTAGGCCCGGAGGCGGACCGTCGCCCGCCCTTCGGTGCCCTCGTGGCCGAACGGTCCGTCAACCTCTCGGCCCGATGGCTCCGGCGTCACCACGGTCAGTAGGGGGCGGCACATCCCTCCCGCGCCGCGCGCGCGACCGAATCAGTGATCGACGACAGTCCCCGTGGCTGTCCCGCTAGGCTCTGGTCGGTGACGAACGACGTGACCTTGATGCCGTTACAGCGGAGCGAGCAGGCAGTTCTCCAGGCGATCCGTGAACACGGTGGCCGACCCGTCAGCGTGGCCGGCCTCGCGCGGGCGACGGGGTACAGCCCGGCCGCGGTCACCCGGGCCCGCCGGTTGCTGCGTGACCGCGGCCTGTTGGAGTACGAGTCGGGGAACGGGCACACGCCCACCCGCTACCGACTCCCCGGGCAGGCGCCCACCCGCACGGGGCCGCCCCAGCCGC
Above is a genomic segment from Streptomyces sp. NBC_00094 containing:
- a CDS encoding MMPL family transporter translates to MEGRRRIVGWGVLALWVIVIALAAPLAGKLGDVQRDRAVDYLPASADSTQVAEITERMPGGDSTDLVLVYHRDGGLTPADEATAAREVAQVAAEHPLASPPRPVPSEDGTTLLYAVSSTEPGTDEAARDAFVHAVRERVSGEVGGPGALATDAGEVYASLDGPLLYTTVAVVAILLIVIYRSPFLWLVPLLVAGVADYLSMAVTYALHQGFDISVSGQSTGVMTILVFGAGTDYALLLVSRYREELRRTPRPYDAMTAALRGCGPAVLASCGTVALGMLCLLAADMNSSRGMGPTAAVGVVCALVAMMTLLPALLVVLGRRVFWPLIPAYGSKPKAARRSLFAAMGSSAGRRPLAVLIAGAAALAALALGALNLPGALKQEDSFSTTPEAVAAMKTLATAYPQTGTQPITVIAPAADSSSALRTARRTEGVAKAELGRTGDGWTEISVLASHPPQSTGETATIRELRSALGDGVYVGGPSAEQLDMADTSARDRTLVIPLVLAVVLIVLALLLRSLVAPLLLVAAVVAVWGAALGIGGLVFEALFGFEGTDPGLALLSFVFLVALGVDYGIFLMHRMREECLNGTATGTAALTALRTTGGVIASAGLVLAATFAVLVNMPMVQLAELGFVIAIGVLLDTFLVRTYLVTSASVLLGRTVWWPGPLAKQDGAESVAGAGAASGDGAGAGVESRSESGSASESGTGSGSESTPVRV
- a CDS encoding helix-turn-helix transcriptional regulator produces the protein MPTEDELFSAVDALLGQVAQDDLPAPEERKRLREAAGLSQEQLAKALKSRRETIGNWESGVTEPRPPKRAAYARLLEGLAARFPAAIDAAEVPPPAFPEAPTGTATTQPPAQAPTPTPAAAPTPTAAPPPAVEPFQHPADSVPPSRPPAHNPSPQASARRPVAKKTASRKPPTAAADPRFEHGPLAVVDVEDGVVSAYCVGGLVLDVPAKSLPALIEWTLTEARLGQARLHRNGRDADPVLVLTQAALERYGLPATLSDEERRAGRLPDAHKVVKQLTKADWKLTQRGFGAWARIYRPAEGAKRHCVQLCIPSWNALDVREWDRKSDPQLPTMHPADLARYLGTYADRVMTPRGTTAVTGLELMVALRPPTRAEKDGTTGEFKRAFNTDALTAVYDVVECEVPDEHPLLKGRFARHHLRTPAEMLMEEPYDWCRQLTDEECMNPYLVAVDINMSFAAAANGLTVGLDGPTHLTGNPAFDPTLPGSWLVDLSHVDLSRVDVGGRTVDGARLPSPFTPKGDHPTGPAWYATPTVQYAVELGFGVAPIEAYVRTRTGRYLDGWYKHLRDAYVATMADLDVTTDLSGSEFLEAMADSRRVDPTMALLVTAIKATAKGGIGKLRQRNRGQVPYYEPWPALARETWRPDIRAAVLANQRIGLHRKLMKTAAAADLYPVAIGTDAIVYPSPGPSPLDVLPHTPEGKPAPGTFRLGVSPGMVKHQGTQTVLWAEEQFEEHGGVFNVANLIKTDPAAGEGE
- a CDS encoding HutD family protein, producing MHHFDVDSLTAGRWLNGGGATREIASRPVGSDAFGWRASVADIDRDGPFSAFPGVDRTLTLLAGDGVRLVSPGEFDQALVRAGEPFGFSGDLSLTAELPGGACRVLNIMVRRGRWTARVERVVGPVVPPAGHSGVLYVLNGRWQTGADGHVLASGQGLWWDGDASDGAVVAPLSPGDAALWADIAPAPVG
- a CDS encoding XRE family transcriptional regulator yields the protein MAADSFGDSLDRALEGAFTRPAPKGAQAQMKYLVKQLKGTKAVAQALGVSQRTVERYVAGKLKRPRQELRERMEREVRKRWQPQIRAKARKKAASTDGLVVSTRARFGFTAAPGTTDDARIRDITQALPPQWADRLYTAREQGADERRLQRIAAEGLAEMYFRADNTRAHGLGVEFTDVQHIEIEL